The nucleotide window TTCCGTCTATGCCCATAATCACGTCATATTCCGACGGCAGAAAAGCCGGGAATACCGGTGTGGTATCCGTCTTGATATACAGCCCCCCCGCTAACCAGCCCTACTATACAAAGCGTCGTCAAGCGTCGTCCTGTGCGCCATCGAGTGCTATTTTAAACCCCTAGTTCCATCTGTGTAGTTGATCGGTTAGcagacgtcgtcgcgtcGTTGCGTGGGAGTGCTTCAAGTCATACCCTTGCTCCTTCTGCCTTACAAtctcgccatggcggccgccctcccgGCCCTGTCGCTAATTAGTTTCCCGTAGATTATTGCGCGTCGCTTGCCACGTACCGAAAtcccgccctcgacgactaACCGGTCCAGCTGGTAAAACTGGCTGATCACTGTTTGCCGCTGTGCCGGGTGCCATGTCAGCCTTTTTGCCGTCTGTCTCCCAGGCGAGTCGCGTGGTTGTGCGCACCTTTAGAGCCTGCAGCTCCTTCAGGCCTTTTTGTACGAGCTCCTGGACCTGGCGCGAATCCTGCACGTCCTTGTTCTCCCGGAAGGCATCTCTCGTTCGGCGTTTGGCATACTCGCGGAAGTTGTAGGCGGCAAACTGGTCGCCCTGCCGTAATAATTGGCGATACTGCGTCGCGGTCAGCTATTTTCGTCATGCGAGCACATCCAGCGAGCAGGGCATCTGCTCGGGGTGCGCCGCGCTTCCGCGTTCTCTCGTGGCGACAGCGCAGCGCTGAGCGAGTTGcaggtcgagggcgggcgggcggatgcCACGGAAACGTACCAGCGATCTGACTTGTTGCGGCATGTCGCCCTTCAGTGTTCCGACAACGGAcatgacgcggcggcggatgtGGCTGTGAGGGGAGGAGAATGGAGCAAAGGTAGGGGAGAGGAGCTgggtcgtcgatgatgaatgaatgccgccgcccacccggTTTGCACCCACTGAAGCACTGTCAACGGATTGGGCGCTGGGCCAATGACAAATTTCTCGGCCTCCAGAATTGTCCGACCCGACTAACACCGAGTCCCAGCGCCCTTGACAGTGAGTGTGTGAGCCGCCTGTCCAATCGGGGAGATCCCCACCTCTCACACACTTTACAGTCTTCGAGCGCTCCCCAGACAGACACTAGCTTTGTGTTCTCAGCATTCATTTCAGGGCTacttgtacttcgtacgacTGATAAGACACTCAGCGACAGACAGGCCGCGTGTTACAAAAGAATGTCTCCGCCACTCACGAGGCTCCTCCCTGGCTTAACCACGCCAATGATGCCCTCCGCGAGCAGCCTCTCAACGAGGGAAAACAACATGCCATCACATCCCTTGCGAGCCATCAAGTCTACCGTGACGGGCAGATACTCCATGTGATTCGTGATGGCCGACTTGTACGCAATCTCCCCGATTGGTACGACGAGGTCAGGCACCTCACCCATGACGGAGATTCGGCTTGTCGAGaaagccgccggcggcgtcacgcCCTGAAGATACGCATTCCGGTACTTGGGCTTTGGTGTTCGCGGCACGTACACGAACAGGTGCTTGGAGCATGTCTGCGGGTCACTCGGGAGAACCACACTGTCTATCCATTCGCGGAATTGCCTCTGCTTTGCCTTGGCCGAGTCAAGCGCGCCAGGGAAAGCATCAGCGACCGCCCAGCGGTCAAGAGGGCTGGGATTCACAAACggtcggcggccgtcgtgtgCGCCGGCATAGTCAGCGTAGAAAGGGTCCCGCACGAGCTTCGCTTGCTCTGCAGCAGTGATTATTTCGTACGTATTGTTGATGAAGGCGTCAAACGGCTGGCCGTCGGGGTGTGACGACGCCCAAGATGCGGTCAAGTTGAAGGTCGTACTGTTGGCGGACAGAAAGTCTGTCAGGCGTCTGAGGAAGCCTGACAACATGCCTGCAAGCTCGGGATTGGTCTCAGCCGGGAAGCCCACGGTAAGAATGCTCGACGGAAACTTGTCGATGTTGGTCATGTTGTCACGGTACAAAGCTCTGGCGGCCGTCTTCCAAAGCCTGGGATCACGGGCGAAGATACCAGCGGTGTCAAACCCTGGGGCAATGGGCATCGTATTGGCAAGCGTAACCAAACCATGACCTGCACTGTCAGCGGCATTCGGTGTcagcgggagggagggtgcCGTACTGGGTCGATTGCCGAATACGCCCTGTATTTGGCTCGGGCTTCTAATACTTCCACCAGTATCCGAGCCGATGGCTATATCGAGCCACGGGTAAGACGCTATTGATACGTTAGAAACTAGGCATCTGAGCACCCGCAAGAAATCGCGTACCTGTGCCGGCCGCAGGCCCAGCAGAAGAGGATGAAGGGTCCTGAtagccgtcgccgcgcgggtTGAACGGTGCATGCACGTCGACCCAGTCGGCAGTGGCAGTCTCTCCGATGGCAAACTGGCTCGTCTTCATCTTGCCCACAATCACAGCCCCGGCATCAACCAAGTTCTGcacggccggcgcggtgctATTAGCGGCTGGATACAGCTGATACCATGCGCGGTTGCTGTTTGCTGTCTTGAGGCCTCTGACGTCGAATATGTCTTTGACTCCGAGACGCACACCTGCCAGAGGCTTGTCACGCGATGTGGTGAAGTACAATCGCGAGGGAACGGCTACCGCCAGTGACTGACCGGGTACATTGGCCGGTAGGACCGAGTACGAGCCATCGGTGTTGGGCACCACTGTTTCCGTAAAGGCGCCTTGGGTATCTGCGTAGAGTCGGTATGCGTGAAACAAAGACCCTGTACGAGAGACGAAGTAAGGTCCCGGGGGAAAGGATGTGTTCTTTTGTGAAGAGAAGATGGAGCAGTCATTGACGGACTTGGGATACGTGCCAGGACCTTGGATGTATAGGGCTGTGGCTTGGGTCAGCGTCATGAACCGCGGCAATATGGTGCCTGGGGCGTGATGGACTCTTACCGTTGAGGAATCCAGGCTGGAAAACATCATCGAGCCGGCTGAACTGCGTCTTAATGGACTCTAAGTCGGCTGAACCAAATGTCTTGGCTACCGAGTTGATGATGGTTATGGGCAACGGGTCCGGCCCATCCGATGTAACGGGCAATTGGACCTCAACATGGCCGATAGGGGATGGAGGTATGTAGTAGGGGATGCCATTGAGTTGTACCGTGGAGCCGGTCGACACAAACTTGTACGCACGGGAAGCATTAGGCTGCATCAGCCT belongs to Purpureocillium takamizusanense chromosome 1, complete sequence and includes:
- a CDS encoding uncharacterized protein (COG:A~EggNog:ENOG503P4BQ), with the protein product MSVVGTLKGDMPQQVRSLYRQLLRQGDQFAAYNFREYAKRRTRDAFRENKDVQDSRQVQELVQKGLKELQALKRQTVISQFYQLDRLVVEGGISGREGGRHGEIVRQKEQGWN
- a CDS encoding uncharacterized protein (EggNog:ENOG503NVR9~COG:J) — translated: MRYRQLLVAAVRLMQPNASRAYKFVSTGSTVQLNGIPYYIPPSPIGHVEVQLPVTSDGPDPLPITIINSVAKTFGSADLESIKTQFSRLDDVFQPGFLNALYIQGPGTYPKSVNDCSIFSSQKNTSFPPGPYFVSRTGSLFHAYRLYADTQGAFTETVVPNTDGSYSVLPANVPGQSLAVAVPSRLYFTTSRDKPLAGVRLGVKDIFDVRGLKTANSNRAWYQLYPAANSTAPAVQNLVDAGAVIVGKMKTSQFAIGETATADWVDVHAPFNPRGDGYQDPSSSSAGPAAGTASYPWLDIAIGSDTGGSIRSPSQIQGVFGNRPSHGLVTLANTMPIAPGFDTAGIFARDPRLWKTAARALYRDNMTNIDKFPSSILTVGFPAETNPELAGMLSGFLRRLTDFLSANSTTFNLTASWASSHPDGQPFDAFINNTYEIITAAEQAKLVRDPFYADYAGAHDGRRPFVNPSPLDRWAVADAFPGALDSAKAKQRQFREWIDSVVLPSDPQTCSKHLFVYVPRTPKPKYRNAYLQGVTPPAAFSTSRISVMGEVPDLVVPIGEIAYKSAITNHMEYLPVTVDLMARKGCDGMLFSLVERLLAEGIIGVVKPGRSLVSGGDILL